In Sulfurospirillum oryzae, the genomic window AAAATCATTGGAATTACAGGTACGAATGGTAAAACGACAACCGCTGCGGCTATTTACTCCATACTGCTTGATTTAGGTAAAAAGGTAGGTTTGCAAGGCACGCGAGGTTGTTTTATTAACGATAGACGCATTGAAGATAAAAGCCTTACAACACCTCCTATTTTACAAACAATTAAGAATCTTAAAATGGCAGTGGATGCTGGATGTGAGTATTTCGTGATGGAAGTGAGTTCACATGCGATTGTTCAAAACCGTATTGATGGGCTTTCTTTTGCTTTGAAAATTTTGACCAATGTGACGCAAGATCATCTTGATTTTCACAAAACAATTGATGAATATATTGCTGTTAAAAGTCGTTTTTTTGAAGATACGAGTTTGAAACTGATTAACAAAGATGAGAGTAAAATTCGCTTTAATCGTACGAATGCTATGAGTTATGGCATTGAACATCCCGCAACTTATAAAATTTTAGCCTATTCACTCAAAGAAGGCATTAGTGCCGCGGTAGCCAAAATTGATAAAGTCTATGACTTTGAATCACCGTTACATGGCTTTTTTAACCTTTATAATATTTTAGCCGCCATTAGCGCAGTTGATATGTTAGGTGTTGCACCTATGGAGGCGATTTGTGAAGCAGTAGAGCACTTTGGTGGCGTGGAAGGTCGTATGGAAGTGGTCAGTAATGACCCACTGGTCATTGTTGATTTTGCTCACACTCCTGATGGAATGGAAAAG contains:
- a CDS encoding UDP-N-acetylmuramoyl-L-alanyl-D-glutamate--2,6-diaminopimelate ligase codes for the protein MKIDLQNHEPFLHVTDNSNECDASSIFVMSDQNAIYKQSAIDHGCTKIISPKECLDLLGLSDSIKIIGITGTNGKTTTAAAIYSILLDLGKKVGLQGTRGCFINDRRIEDKSLTTPPILQTIKNLKMAVDAGCEYFVMEVSSHAIVQNRIDGLSFALKILTNVTQDHLDFHKTIDEYIAVKSRFFEDTSLKLINKDESKIRFNRTNAMSYGIEHPATYKILAYSLKEGISAAVAKIDKVYDFESPLHGFFNLYNILAAISAVDMLGVAPMEAICEAVEHFGGVEGRMEVVSNDPLVIVDFAHTPDGMEKVLDSMKERDLVVVFGAGGDRDRTKRPKMGAMAERYAKKIVVTSDNPRSEDPQSIIDEILTGMHPKEHLHVEVDRHKAIEKALMMQEKNEVLLILGKGDETYQEIQGKKFPFDDREVVKSIIAQWTKQK